The window CCTTTGGGCGAAGGCTCTATGCCATTGGAAGCAACCGGACCACTTCTTTTTATTCCGGCATCCGTGTGCAGAAAATGCGGCTGGCAGTTTATTCTGTTACCGGTATGATGGCAGGCATCAGCGCCATGTTTCTGGTTTCGGTCCTCTACGGTGCAAATACCACTACAGGAACAGGCTTTGAGCTGGATGCCATTGCCATGGCTGTGTTCGGCGGGATTTCCACAGCAGGCGGAAAGGGAAAATTAACCGGAGCCATGATATCCGCATTTATCATTATCTGTCTCCGGATCGGCTTAGGACAGATGAACATGAATCCCCAGGTCATTCTGGTGATTCTTGGTACCCTGTTAATTCTGGCAGTTATGATACCAGAGCTATTAAAAAGTAGAAAACGGAAACAAGCGTGATACGTAACACCAAAAGGTGTTCAGTATAAAAATTAAGAAAAATGGAAAAGGGAGGTAATTCTAACATGAGAAAACAATTGATTTGTGCATTCCTGTGTATTGCTGTGCTTTCAGGGATCCTTGCAGGCTGCGGCAGTAAAAGCGGAACAGAGGAAAGTACGGTGTCCCCACAGAAAACTGAGGCTGCGTCAAATGACGGGACAAGAACCGGGGGAGCAGCAGGCAAGACCTTTGCCATCGTTACGAAGGCGGCCGGCAATCCATATAATGAAAAAATGGCCCAGGGCTTTCAAAAGGTCATTGAGGCTGAGGGTGGAACCTGCATTATCAAGCATCCGGAGTCTGCTACAGCGGATGCCCAGGTTTCTGTTATCCAATCCCTGATCTCCCAGGGCGTAGATGCCCTCTGCATAGCAGGAAATGATGAAAACGCCCTGCAGGCGGCTTTGGAGGAAGCTATGGCAGCAGGAATCAAGGTTTCCTGTCTGGATTCCAAAGTGAATAAGGACAGTCGCCAAACTTTTGTCAATCAGGCTGGAACTATGGAAATCGGTCAGGCCTTAATGGAGGCCGTCTATGATATCTCAGGGGGCGAGGGGGACTGGGCGATTCTTTCCGCCACATCCCAGGCTACCAATCAGAATGCCTGGATCGAAGCCATGAAAGAGGTTATGAAGGAAGATAAGTATTCAAAGCTCAATCTGGTAGAGATTGCATATGGAGATGACGAGCCCCAGAAATCCACGGACCAGACTCAGGCGCTTTTGTCCAAATACCCGGATCTAAGGGTTATCTGCGCACCAACCACCGTTGGAATTAATGCGGCGGCAAAGGTTCTTCAGGATGAGAAATCCAAAGTTAAGCTGACAGGCCAGGGACTTCCATCTGAAATGGCTGAATACATTGGCAATGATGACGCTCATTCCTGTCCTTACATGTACTTGTGGAATCCTATTGACGTAGGTTTCTTAGGGGCCTATACTTCCATTGCCTTGGTAGACGGAGCTATCACAGGGCAAGCCGGTGATAAGTTCGCCGCAGGGGAAATGGGCGATTACGAAGTGATCGGGGCATCAGATGGCGGAACGGAGATTATTCTTGGGCCTCCATTTAAATTTGATACTTCCAACATTGATGAATGGAAGTCCGTTTATTAATAAAAATAGGTAAAAGGGGCTGTTGCAAAAGTAGATAAATAATCTGCCGGAGCAATAGCTCCGTTTTTGCGCCTGCAAAAAAACAGGGTTGAAATCTTTAAGAATGCAGCCGGAGCTTGGGAAATGGGTGGATTTTTTTATAGACATGCTCTATAATTAAAAGAAGCAGGAAGAAAGCAGGAGGAGAAAACGATGTATAAATGCTGTATCTTTGATCTGGACGGGACTATTATCGATACCATTGATTCTCTGGCTCACAGCATCAGCCTGACCATGGAGCATTTTGGCTATCAGCCCATAGATGTGGCCCATACCAAGACATTTGTTGGCGATGGATATAAAAAGCTGGTGGAGCGGGCCCTTATTTACTCAGGAGATGATAAGCTGACCCATTTTGAGGAGGCTCTTGCATTTTATGAGGATACATTTGAGAAGAACTGCCTTTATCAGGTGAAGCCATATGATGGGATGCCAGAGCTTTTAAAATTTCTGAAGAATAAGGGAATTAAAATCGGAGTTCTGACAAACAAAGGTCATGAACGTGCTGTTGAATGTGTGGAAGCTGTTTACGGCAAAGGATTTTTTGATTTAATTACCGGGGAAAGCAAGGATGTTAAATGCAAGCCAGATCCTTCGGGAGCTTTTATGACGGCGGAGTACTTTCAGGCAAAGCCTTGGGAATGCCTGTATTTTGGGGATACCAACACTGATATGAGGACGGGCATCAATGCGGGAATGGATACGGTGGCCGTGACCTGGGGCTTTCGTGAGAGAGCGGAGTTGGAAGCTTTTCATCCAAAATATATTATTGATCATCCCAGCGAGATCAGACATGTTCTTGAATAAAATCTTAAAATAAAGGAAAATTAAGGAGAGATAAGAATGAGTATCTCTTCTTTTTTTATTGAAGGATAAGGGAGGAACCATGACTACTAATTACTTAAAATGGGGATTGATCGCCATAGCGGCCGTCTGGGCGGCTTTAATCGGGTCGATGCTGGGATATGCCTGGAACATCATACACATGCCCCAGACGGCTCCAAAGATACAATTGCCTCAGATGCAAAATACCAATATAAGCATTGAGACACAGGAAAAAATGGAGGGCTACTGGACCGTGGCGGTGTTTGGCGTGGATTCCAGGGAAGGAACCCTTGGAAAGGGAACCAGGTCGGATATGCAGATGATTCTTAATGTAAATCTCGGTACAGGTGAAATACGGCTGGTTTCCGTTTACAGGGATACCTATTTAAGGATAGAGGGAAAAGAGCGTTATGATAAGATTAATGAAGCATATTTTAAAGGCGGCCATAAGCAGGCCATTGAAGCTTTAAATGATAATCTGGATTTGACCATTGACGAGTATGCCTCCTTTAGCTGGAAAGCAGTTGCAGATGCCATCAATCTTCTGGGAGGGATTGATGTGGATATCAGCCATGAAGAATTCCGTGTGATCAACGGTTTTATCACGGAAACCGTGGAATCCACAGGCGTAGGCTCCCATCATTTGAAAAAGGAAGGCCCAAACCACTTAGACGGAGTTCAGGCGGTTGCCTACGCAAGGCTTAGAAAAATGGATACGGATTTTAAACGGACCGAGCGCCAGAGAGAGGTTGCCGATTTAGCTCTTAAAAAGGCAAGAGAAGCGGATGCGGCGACTCTCAGCAAGGTAGTTGCTGCTGTGTTCCCCCAGATATCCACAAGCATTGGCATGAAGGACATGTTTCCTCTGATAAAAAATATAAAACGGTTCCACCTGACTGAAACAGAAGGATTTCCCTCAAAGCTTAAAGATGTGATGATCGGCAAAAGAGACTGTGTTGTCCCCGTGACCCTGGAATCAAACGTAAAAAGGCTTCACCAGTTTTTATTTGATGAAGAAAATTACGAACCCTCAGATGAGGTAAAGGAGATCAGCAAACAGATCGAGCTTCGGGTAAAAAATAAGAGATAAAATGATGTTTGGCCTGTATATGGCAGAAGGAGTTTTTCTTCTTATGTCTTTTACAGGCCTTTTCCTGTGCAAATGAAAAACTGTCCTTTTCCTTCCGAATAAAATGTGCTATACTATGCAAATGGAATCAGATAGGAGATTAAAAATGAGTGAAAATAGATGGAAAAAACTCCTGTTTTTATGCCTGGCTATTCCTTTTGCAGTTGTGCCGTTGTGGGGGTGTAACAGAGCCGGAAGGCCCTCTTATACAGGTGAACCTAAGCTTAAGGTCGTGACTAACCGGTTCCCATACTATGATTTTACAAGGCACATAGCCGGAGACCGGGTAAGTAAAAAGGCGGAATACGGGATCACAGGAAAAGAGGAAAGACAGTGAAATGAACATGGAAGAAAAACAATTAAAACGTGCCAAACGGCACGTGAGCCAGACACAGTTTATTGCTTATGGTTTTTTCTGTCTGATCATGGCAGGAGCCCTTCTTTTAATGCTCCCCATTTCCAGCAGGGATGGGCAGTCTGAAGATTTTTTAAGCTGCCTGTTTACGGCTACCAGCGCGTCCTGTGTGACAGGACTGATTGTAAGGGACACCTGGACCCAGTGGTCTTTGTTCGGCCAGGTGGTGATCATGACCATGATACAGATCGGAGGCCTCGGGTTTGTGACGGTAGGAGTGTTTATCTCTATCGTGCTGAGACGGAAGATAGGATTAAAGGAGAGAGGGCTTTTGCAGGAAAGCGTCAACACCCTGCAGATCGGAGGTGTGGTAAGGCTGGCAAAGGGGATCATAAAAGGGACCTGTCTTTTTGAAGGGATCGGGGCCATCCTTCTTGCCATCCGTTTTATTCCTGAATTCGGGTTCTGGCGGGGAGTGTTTTACGGCATTTTCCACTCTATTTCCGCGTTTTGCAATGCAGGGTTTGATTTAATGGGAAATCAGACGCCCTATAGTTCCTTTGTAGCCTATTACGATGACTGGCTGGTGAATCTGGTCATTATGTCCCTGATCATTATAGGCGGTATCGGTTTTATCGTATGGGATGACATACACAAGAATAAGCTTCACTTTAAAAAATATATGCTGCATACAAAAATGGTTTTGGTGAGCACCACGATTCTGGTCTTTGGCGGAGGATTCCTTTTCTACCTGCTGGAGCAGAACAACCTGCTGGTGGGAATGAATGCAAGCGGGCAGATCCTCACATCCCTGTTCAGCTCCGTAACCGCCAGAACAGCCGGTTTTAATACCACTGATACGGCGGCCCTTACCGATGGGAGTAAATTACTGACCATTATCCTCATGTTCATCGGTGGAAGCCCGGGATCTACGGCAGGAGGTATTAAGACCACAACAGTGTTTGTACTCCTTATGTGTGTTCATTCCAATATCAAACAGACCTATGGGGTCAATATTTTTGGAAGGCGCCTGGAGGAGACTGCCATTAAACGGGCAGGGGCTATTTTGACCATTAACTTATTCCTGGCTCTTTCCGCGTCTTTGACCATTATGGCAATCCAGCCTTTGGGATTTTCGGACATACTGTTTGAAACGGCATCAGCC of the Lacrimispora indolis DSM 755 genome contains:
- a CDS encoding rhamnose ABC transporter substrate-binding protein, translating into MRKQLICAFLCIAVLSGILAGCGSKSGTEESTVSPQKTEAASNDGTRTGGAAGKTFAIVTKAAGNPYNEKMAQGFQKVIEAEGGTCIIKHPESATADAQVSVIQSLISQGVDALCIAGNDENALQAALEEAMAAGIKVSCLDSKVNKDSRQTFVNQAGTMEIGQALMEAVYDISGGEGDWAILSATSQATNQNAWIEAMKEVMKEDKYSKLNLVEIAYGDDEPQKSTDQTQALLSKYPDLRVICAPTTVGINAAAKVLQDEKSKVKLTGQGLPSEMAEYIGNDDAHSCPYMYLWNPIDVGFLGAYTSIALVDGAITGQAGDKFAAGEMGDYEVIGASDGGTEIILGPPFKFDTSNIDEWKSVY
- a CDS encoding TrkH family potassium uptake protein, which translates into the protein MEEKQLKRAKRHVSQTQFIAYGFFCLIMAGALLLMLPISSRDGQSEDFLSCLFTATSASCVTGLIVRDTWTQWSLFGQVVIMTMIQIGGLGFVTVGVFISIVLRRKIGLKERGLLQESVNTLQIGGVVRLAKGIIKGTCLFEGIGAILLAIRFIPEFGFWRGVFYGIFHSISAFCNAGFDLMGNQTPYSSFVAYYDDWLVNLVIMSLIIIGGIGFIVWDDIHKNKLHFKKYMLHTKMVLVSTTILVFGGGFLFYLLEQNNLLVGMNASGQILTSLFSSVTARTAGFNTTDTAALTDGSKLLTIILMFIGGSPGSTAGGIKTTTVFVLLMCVHSNIKQTYGVNIFGRRLEETAIKRAGAILTINLFLALSASLTIMAIQPLGFSDILFETASAIGTVGMTTGITRDLYPISRVIIIILMYSGRIGSLSFALAFAQSQRKAHVEQVTETINIG
- a CDS encoding LCP family protein: MTTNYLKWGLIAIAAVWAALIGSMLGYAWNIIHMPQTAPKIQLPQMQNTNISIETQEKMEGYWTVAVFGVDSREGTLGKGTRSDMQMILNVNLGTGEIRLVSVYRDTYLRIEGKERYDKINEAYFKGGHKQAIEALNDNLDLTIDEYASFSWKAVADAINLLGGIDVDISHEEFRVINGFITETVESTGVGSHHLKKEGPNHLDGVQAVAYARLRKMDTDFKRTERQREVADLALKKAREADAATLSKVVAAVFPQISTSIGMKDMFPLIKNIKRFHLTETEGFPSKLKDVMIGKRDCVVPVTLESNVKRLHQFLFDEENYEPSDEVKEISKQIELRVKNKR
- a CDS encoding HAD family hydrolase — protein: MYKCCIFDLDGTIIDTIDSLAHSISLTMEHFGYQPIDVAHTKTFVGDGYKKLVERALIYSGDDKLTHFEEALAFYEDTFEKNCLYQVKPYDGMPELLKFLKNKGIKIGVLTNKGHERAVECVEAVYGKGFFDLITGESKDVKCKPDPSGAFMTAEYFQAKPWECLYFGDTNTDMRTGINAGMDTVAVTWGFRERAELEAFHPKYIIDHPSEIRHVLE